Proteins co-encoded in one Medicago truncatula cultivar Jemalong A17 chromosome 8, MtrunA17r5.0-ANR, whole genome shotgun sequence genomic window:
- the LOC11442448 gene encoding probable LRR receptor-like serine/threonine-protein kinase At5g63710: MLPPNSSRAPFKILMRWFIFLVVLKLSSAIKDPDIEGEALLDLLNYLNDSNNQIQDWDSHLVSPCFSWSHVTCRNGHVISLTLASIGFSGTLSPSITRLKYLVNLELQNNNLSGPIPDYISNLTDLQYLNLANNNFNGSIPVSWGQLSSLKNVDLSSNGLTGTIPTQLFSVPMFNFSDTPLDCGSSFDQPCVSKSDHPASTNKSKLAKAMPYASCGAFVLLCLGAIFTYRHHQKIRHKSDVFVDVLGEDESKISFGQLRRFSLRELQLATKSFSESNVIGQGGFGKVYKGVLSDNTKIAVKRLTDYHNPGGEAAFEREVDLISVAVHRNLLRLIGFCTTSTERILVYPFMENLSVAYQLRDLKSDEKGLDWPTRKRVAFGTAHGLEYLHEQCNPKIIHRDLKAANILLDDEFEPVLGDFGLAKLVDARMTHVTTQVRGTMGHIAPEYLSTGKSSEKTDVFGYGITLLELITGQRAIDLSRLEEEEDVLLIDHVKNLIRENRLEDIVDNNLETYDPKEAETILQVALLCTQGYPEDRPTMSEVVKMLQGVGLADRWADWKQLEEARNQEIELSLMTHQFPWSDESTLDQEAIQLSRAR, encoded by the exons ATGTTGCCCCCAAATTCTAGCAGGGCTCCTTTCAAAATATTGATGAGGTGGTTCATATTCCTTGTTGTCTTGAAACTCAGTTCTGCAATCAAAGATCCTGATATAGAAG GTGAAGCTCTGCTTGATCTTTTGAATTAcctcaatgattcaaataaTCAAATACAAGATTGGGATAGTCATTTAGTGAGCCCATGTTTCAGCTGGTCACATGTCACTTGTAGAAATGGACATGTCATATCTCT GACCCTGGCTTCTATTGGATTTTCTGGAACACTTTCTCCCTCAATTACCAGATTGAAATATTTGGTTAACTT GGAATTGCAGAACAACAATCTTTCAGGCCCCATACCTGATTACATTTCCAACTTGACAGACCTACAATATCTGAATCTTGCTAACAATAATTTTAATGGCTCTATACCGGTTAGTTGGGGTCAACTATCCAGTCTCAAGAATGT GGATCTTTCATCTAATGGTCTTACCGGAACTATCCCTACACAACTCTTTTCAGTTCCAATGTTTAA cTTTTCAGATACGCCTCTTGATTGTGGCTCTAGCTTCGACCAGCCTTGTGTTTCTAAATCTGATCATCCAG CTTCAACCAACAAATCAAAATTGGCAAAAGCCATGCCTTATGCGAGTTGCGGTGCATTTGTGCTTCTGTGTCTTGGAGCCATCTTTACATATAGACACCATCAAAAGATCAGACACAAAAGTGACGTCTTTGTTGATGTTTTag GTGAAGATGAGAGCAAAATTTCTTTTGGACAATTAAGAAGGTTTTCTTTGCGAGAACTCCAACTCGCAACTAAAAGTTTCAGCGAAAGCAATGTAATTGGCCAAGGTGGATTTGGAAAAGTCTACAAAGGAGTACTCTCAGATAACACAAAAATCGCTGTGAAACGCCTCACCGATTATCATAATCCTGGTGGTGAGGCTGCGTTTGAGAGAGAAGTTGATCTGATTAGCGTTGCAGTTCATAGAAATCTCCTAAGACTAATTGGATTCTGTACAACATCAACTGAAAGAATCCTTGTATATCCTTTCATGGAAAATCTAAGTGTAGCATATCAACTAAGAG ATTTGAAATCTGATGAGAAAGGCTTGGATTGGCCGACAAGGAAGCGTGTAGCTTTTGGTACGGCGCACGGTCTAGAATATCTACACGAGCAATGCAATCCGAAGATAATTCACCGTGATCTAAAGGCTGCAAATATCCTTCTAGATGATGAGTTTGAACCTGTTCTAGGTGATTTTGGACTGGCCAAGCTGGTTGATGCAAGGATGACTCATGTTACCACTCAAGTGCGCGGTACAATGGGTCATATTGCCCCGGAATATTTGTCAACTGGAAAATCATCAGAAAAGACAGATGTTTTTGGATATGGCATAACACTTCTTGAACTAATCACTGGTCAGCGCGCAATTGACCTCTCTCGGCTCGAAGAGGAGGAGGACGTTCTTTTGATTGATCAT GTAAAAAATCTAATTAGAGAAAATAGGCTAGAGGACATAGTGGATAACAATTTGGAGACTTATGATCCAAAAGAAGCTGAAACCATTCTTCAAGTTGCATTACTTTGCACACAAGGCTATCCAGAGGATCGTCCGACAATGTCCGAGGTGGTAAAAATGTTGCAGGGAGTAGGGTTGGCAGATAGATGGGCTGACTGGAAGCAACTTGAAGAGGCTAGAAATCAAGAAATAGAATTATCACTCATGACTCACCAATTTCCTTGGAGTGATGAATCTACTCTTGATCAAGAAGCTATACAACTTTCCAGAGCAAGATAG